A portion of the Streptomyces erythrochromogenes genome contains these proteins:
- a CDS encoding acyl-CoA dehydrogenase: protein MGIGITQEQRELAEAVRGWVARAVPPEEVRKLLDSPPRTGVRPGYWDALAESGLLEPHLEGGTLLDLAVVVEEAARAALPGAYLPSALASVLLDRAGAEPLAGRVGAVALGPGTVTAVATEGGGHLLDGLAPPVLGAGEADLVLLAAEAAHGTCWFAVDAAALDIRTHDSADPTRPTAEVRARGAVVPAGRLLELDAALVRDLACTLFAADACGTAAWALHTAAEYAKVREQFGRPIGKFQGVKHLCADMLVRLEQARALAWDAAQAMDEPADVRSLVAALAAGTALDAAYSCAKDCIQILGGIGFTWEHDAHIHLRRAVVARQLLGPGDGHRVRAVRCAAGGARRELRLELPAQAEAHRAKARAAIEDARGLDPAAARRILAPTGYAAPYLPPPYGLGAGPVEQLVVQQELAAAGVTVSDLGIATWIVPSLLAYGTQAQRDAYVLPTLRGEITWCQLFSEPGAGSDLASLRTRAERREDGSWVVNGQKVWTSSAHSADFGILLARTDPDAPKHKGLGYFVVDMKNTPGIDVRPLKEITGEALFNEVYLDDVELPADALVGAADDGWKVARNTLGNERVHMADQMTFDTGLEALLARAAELDGAHRARIGALAAEAHALACIGLRTTLQQVSGLEPGAGASVRKLVQTPHQQRTAELALELLGPAGAVREGAGEQAVHGMLMSRCLTIAGGTTQVQLNVVAERILGLPRD from the coding sequence ATGGGCATCGGAATCACACAGGAGCAGCGGGAGTTGGCCGAGGCGGTGCGCGGCTGGGTGGCGCGGGCCGTGCCTCCCGAAGAGGTGCGCAAGCTGCTCGACTCCCCGCCGCGGACCGGGGTGCGGCCCGGCTACTGGGACGCTCTGGCGGAGTCGGGGCTCCTGGAGCCGCACCTGGAGGGCGGGACCCTGCTCGACCTGGCCGTCGTCGTCGAGGAGGCGGCCCGGGCCGCGCTGCCGGGCGCGTACCTGCCGAGCGCGCTGGCCTCCGTACTGCTGGACCGGGCCGGGGCCGAGCCCCTCGCCGGCCGGGTCGGGGCGGTGGCGCTGGGGCCGGGGACCGTGACCGCCGTGGCCACCGAGGGCGGCGGGCACCTGCTCGACGGGCTCGCGCCGCCCGTGCTCGGAGCCGGCGAGGCCGACCTCGTGCTGCTCGCCGCGGAGGCCGCGCACGGGACCTGCTGGTTCGCCGTGGACGCCGCCGCGCTGGACATCCGTACGCACGACAGCGCCGACCCGACCCGCCCCACCGCCGAGGTGCGGGCGCGCGGCGCGGTGGTCCCCGCCGGGCGGCTGCTGGAGCTCGACGCTGCCCTCGTCCGCGACCTCGCCTGCACGCTCTTCGCCGCCGACGCCTGCGGCACCGCTGCCTGGGCCCTGCACACGGCCGCCGAGTACGCCAAGGTGCGCGAGCAGTTCGGCCGGCCCATCGGGAAGTTCCAGGGCGTCAAGCACCTGTGCGCCGACATGCTCGTCCGGCTGGAACAGGCCCGCGCTCTGGCCTGGGACGCAGCTCAGGCCATGGACGAGCCCGCCGACGTGCGCTCGCTCGTGGCGGCCCTCGCCGCCGGGACCGCCCTGGACGCCGCGTACTCCTGCGCCAAGGACTGCATCCAGATCCTCGGCGGGATCGGCTTCACCTGGGAGCACGACGCCCACATCCACCTGCGGCGGGCGGTCGTCGCCCGCCAGCTGCTCGGACCCGGCGACGGGCACCGCGTACGGGCCGTGCGCTGCGCGGCGGGCGGTGCGCGGCGCGAGCTGCGCCTGGAGCTGCCGGCGCAGGCCGAGGCCCACCGAGCGAAGGCGCGCGCCGCCATCGAGGACGCGCGCGGACTCGACCCGGCCGCCGCCCGGCGGATCCTGGCCCCCACCGGCTACGCGGCGCCCTACCTGCCGCCGCCCTACGGGCTGGGCGCCGGGCCCGTCGAGCAGCTCGTCGTCCAGCAGGAGCTCGCGGCCGCCGGGGTCACGGTCTCCGACCTCGGCATCGCCACCTGGATCGTGCCCTCCCTGCTGGCCTACGGGACGCAGGCGCAGCGCGACGCCTACGTGCTCCCCACCCTGCGCGGGGAGATCACCTGGTGCCAGCTCTTCTCCGAGCCGGGCGCCGGCTCCGACCTGGCCTCGCTGCGGACCCGGGCCGAGCGGCGTGAGGACGGCTCCTGGGTGGTCAACGGGCAGAAGGTGTGGACGAGTTCCGCGCACAGCGCCGACTTCGGGATCCTGCTGGCCCGTACCGACCCGGACGCGCCCAAGCACAAGGGGCTCGGCTACTTCGTCGTCGACATGAAGAACACCCCCGGCATCGACGTCCGGCCGCTGAAGGAGATCACCGGGGAGGCCCTCTTCAACGAGGTGTACCTCGACGACGTGGAGCTCCCGGCGGACGCGCTGGTCGGCGCGGCCGACGACGGCTGGAAGGTGGCCCGCAACACCCTCGGCAACGAACGGGTGCACATGGCCGACCAGATGACCTTCGACACCGGACTGGAGGCCCTCCTCGCCCGGGCCGCCGAGCTCGACGGCGCCCACCGGGCCCGGATCGGCGCGCTGGCCGCCGAGGCGCACGCCCTGGCCTGCATCGGGCTGCGCACCACGCTCCAGCAGGTGTCGGGGCTGGAGCCGGGCGCGGGTGCCTCCGTACGCAAACTCGTCCAGACCCCGCACCAGCAGCGGACCGCCGAGCTCGCGCTCGAACTGCTGGGGCCGGCGGGCGCGGTGCGGGAGGGGGCGGGGGAGCAGGCGGTGCACGGGATGCTCATGTCCCGCTGCCTGACCATCGCCGGGGGCACCACGCAGGTCCAGCTCAACGTCGTCGCCGAGCGGATTCTCGGCCTTCCCAGGGACTAG